In Scophthalmus maximus strain ysfricsl-2021 chromosome 16, ASM2237912v1, whole genome shotgun sequence, the following proteins share a genomic window:
- the muc13b gene encoding mucin-13b, giving the protein MAGEFKLSFLWLVIACVVLASSSMEAPDSLSSTTHDLTSSPVMVSSSTNPVSPSTVTSGSVSSTTKTPSTVTTGSVSSTTKTPSLVTSGSVGSTTKTPSLVTSGSVGSTTKTPSTVATGSVGSTTKTPSTVTPGSVGSTTKTPSTVATGSVGSTTKTPSTVTPGSVGSTTKTPSTVTPGSVGSTTNLAPSATMTPGSVGSSATPVPSSTTAPGPCDINPCGQGSTCEVRAKGTFVCLCLPGENYNYIRQSCENAKVFPGQLALPKLTYDPNMKIKGSPEFNEASQIIYNELATVFTAPNGYSNVTVLTLEPLVQSKVRSKSQQGINASIEILFTTNSTITTDEINSKMVNASKCEGCQLAGASFSDTELCDKNPCHKLTTECQSGDGTFKCTCKSNYIKTDFSDRICIACDSGLQAENSLICVPCAFGYSGLNCSESWKLTLVIVGSVLGGLLLITLIILPIVAVKCSKKKTKKNSKEDIGKPYVSHSPVKLPLVNGNSSLANSQAPSLNGSAYGNAGVPKIPRATTTTSSWDSRTNLEMVPSNSRQNLISVDRNSRLYDDPDDMVPYTQSRPQGNEYAQVRPRNNPYAQDRPQISPYAQDRPQISPYAQDRPQISPYAQDRAQNNPYAQNQGHANPYYVHNNEKWSN; this is encoded by the exons ATGGCCGGAGAATTCAAACTGTCTTTCCTGTGGCTTGTTATAGCCTGTGTTG TGCTGGCATCTTCCTCAATGGAAGCACCGGATTCATTATCATCCACAACGCATGACCTGACTTCTTCACCGGTTATGGTTAGTTCGTCCACAAACCCGGTATCTCCTTCAACGGTGACGTCGGGTTCGGTTAGTTCTACCACAAAGACTCCTTCAACGGTGACGACGGGTTCGGTTAGTTCTACCACAAAGACTCCTTCACTGGTGACGTCGGGTTCGGTTGGTTCGACCACAAAGACTCCGTCACTGGTGACGTCGGGTTCGGTTGGTTCGACCACAAAGACTCCTTCAACGGTGGCGACGGGTTCGGTTGGTTCGACCACAAAGACTCCTTCAACGGTGACGCCGGGTTCGGTTGGTTCGACCACAAAGACTCCTTCAACGGTGGCGACGGGTTCGGTTGGTTCGACCACAAAGACTCCTTCAACGGTGACGCCGGGTTCGGTTGGTTCGACCACAAAGACTCCTTCAACGGTGACGCCGGGTTCGGTTGGTTCGACCACAAACCTGGCACCTTCTGCAACGATGACACCAGGTTCAGTGGGTTCATCCGCGACGCCTGTACCTTCTTCAACAACAGCACCAG GACCTTGTGATATAAACCCATGTGGCCAGGGGAGCACTTGTGAGGTTCGTGCCAAAGGAACCtttgtgtgcttgtgcttgCCTGGTGAGAACTACAATTATATCAGACAAAGTTGTGAGAATG ctAAAGTTTTCCCTGGACAACTAGCCCTGCCTAAATTAACATATGATCCAAACATGAAAATCAAGGGATCACCAGAATTTAACGAGGCCTCACAAATTATTTATAACGAG CTTGCAACTGTTTTCACGGCACCTAATGGTTACTCTAATGTTACAGTGCTCACACTCGA GCCACTTGTGCAGAGCAAAGTTAGGTCAAAGTCACAGCAAGGGATCAATGCATCAATCGAGATCCTCTTCACCACAAATTCTACCATCACAACAGATGAAATTAACAGTAAGATGGTCAATGCCAGTAAATGTGAAGGCTGTCAACTGGCAGGCGCATCTTTCAGTG ATACAGAGCTGTGTGATAAGAATCCCTGCCATAAACTGACCACAGAGTGCCAGTCGGGAGATGGAACTTTTAAGTGTACCTGTAAGAGTAACTACATTAAGACAGACTTCAGTGACAGAATATGCATTG CTTGTGACAGTGGGCTGCAAGCAGAGAATTCTCTCATATGTGTCCC TTGTGCATTTGGCTATTCTGGTTTGAACTGCAGTGAAT ccTGGAAGCTGACACTGGTGATCGTTGGCTCCGTGCTCGGGGGACTCCTACTCATCACACTCATCATTCTGCCTATAGTGGCAGTCAA ATGCTCAAAGAAGAAAACCAAGAAGAACAGCAAAGAAGATATTGGTAAGCCTTATGTCAGTCACTCTCCTGTCAAGTTACCATTGGTCAATGGTAACAGCAGCTTGGCAAACAGCCAGGCACCCTCACTTAATGGGTCAGCCTATGGCAATGCTGGGGTGCCTAAAATCCCACGGGCAACAACAACCACCAGCAGCTGGGACAGCAGGACCAACCTGGAGATGGTTCCTAGCAACAGTCGGCAAAACCTGATCTCTGTGGACAGGAACTCG CGTCTCTACGACGACCCAGATGATATGGTACCATACACTCAGTCTCGGCCTCAGGGCAACGAGTATGCTCAGGTACGACCACGGAACAACCCATACGCCCAGGATCGACCTCAGATCAGCCCATATGCCCAGGATCGACCTCAGATCAGCCCATATGCCCAGGATCGACCTCAGATCAGCCCATATGCCCAGGATCGAGCTCAGAACAACCCGTATGCACAGAACCAGGGCCATGCCAATCCTTACTACGTGCACAACAATGAAAAATGGTCGAACTAA